Proteins from one Hoplias malabaricus isolate fHopMal1 chromosome 2, fHopMal1.hap1, whole genome shotgun sequence genomic window:
- the LOC136675791 gene encoding C-type lectin domain family 4 member E-like, which translates to MYYNKVNDNLTEENIILQTRYDSLVKRIDINKNQTENLTVTNLILQTRYDRLLKHIERSCFKDWKKNGSSFYFFSRGKKTWEESRQNCIERGADLVIINNKEEQMFLIEQYKSSTLWIGLTDIEIENTWKWVDGQLLTEEFWRKGEPNNAGEVENCAVFTVEPAESDQKTWNDFPCSKQQNWVCEFNLTNIRNV; encoded by the exons ATGTACT ACAATAAGGTGAATGATAATCTGACGGAGGAAAATATAATCTTACAAACAAGATATGACAGTTTAGTGAAACGTATTG acataaataaaaaccaaactGAGAATCTGACTGTGACAAATCTCATCTTACAAACCAGATATGACCGTTTATTAAAGCATATTG AGAGAAGCTGCTTTAAGGACTGGAAGAAGAATGGGAGCAGTTTTTACTTTTTCTCCCGTGGAAAGAAAACCTGGGAGGAGAGCAGACAGAACTGCATTGAGAGAGGAGCAGATCTGGTGATCATAAACAATAAAGAGGAACAG ATGTTTCTCAttgaacaatataaaagcagcacaTTGTGGATTGGTCTGACTGATATAGAAATTGAAAACACATGGAAATGGGTGGATGGCCAACTTCTGACTGAAGA ATTCTGGAGGAAAGGTGAACCCAATAATGCTGGTGAAGTTGAGAACTGTGCAGTTTTCACAGTTGAACCAGCTGAATCTGATCAGAAAACATGGAACGATTTTCCCTGCTCTA